A part of Halobacillus shinanisalinarum genomic DNA contains:
- a CDS encoding putative holin-like toxin, which yields MITVTPFEAISIMLSFGMLIAFLQQKGR from the coding sequence GTGATTACTGTGACTCCGTTTGAAGCGATAAGCATAATGTTGAGCTTTGGTATGCTGATAGCGTTTCTACAACAAAAGGGCCGGTAA
- a CDS encoding amidohydrolase — protein sequence MKYQEEANSFGITGILNMSGSPENMSIMQELEKEGKLTMRVANAFRFRPGTDPGKAVKTVLDAHKKYNSDWLQINTAKLFADGVTEGKTALYLEPYTEDAGMGEHHHGEANWKVEAFNKMVSSLDKEGIQLHIHAIGDGAVNTSLNAFEHARKVNGERDSRHTITHISSIQDSDITRMAEMNVIASLQPFWFYKDQYYQLEKAMIGEDRALEMYPARKLWDAGVTIASSSDYPPTPDYRPLNGIEIGITRNSPYPEEQETNMIRNGAYALTVEEMLQSFTKNVAYQLFREDDLGSLKVGKKADMVILDQDITKSDPKDISDTQVVYTIVDGKVVYKGNNIKH from the coding sequence TTGAAATATCAAGAAGAAGCGAATAGCTTTGGTATAACTGGTATCCTGAACATGTCTGGCAGCCCTGAAAACATGAGTATAATGCAAGAGTTAGAAAAGGAAGGAAAATTGACGATGCGAGTTGCCAACGCCTTCAGATTCAGGCCAGGAACCGATCCAGGTAAAGCAGTTAAAACAGTACTTGATGCTCATAAAAAGTACAATTCGGATTGGCTTCAAATTAATACCGCGAAACTATTCGCCGATGGTGTAACTGAAGGCAAAACTGCCCTTTACCTTGAGCCTTACACTGAGGATGCCGGAATGGGTGAGCACCATCATGGTGAAGCGAATTGGAAAGTTGAAGCATTCAATAAAATGGTTTCGTCGCTAGACAAAGAGGGCATACAACTGCATATTCATGCAATTGGTGATGGAGCTGTTAACACGAGTCTCAATGCCTTTGAACATGCCCGTAAAGTTAACGGGGAACGTGATTCACGTCATACCATTACCCACATCTCATCTATCCAAGATAGCGATATCACACGCATGGCTGAAATGAATGTCATTGCAAGTTTGCAGCCCTTCTGGTTTTACAAGGATCAGTACTATCAATTAGAGAAGGCAATGATCGGTGAGGACCGTGCGCTGGAAATGTATCCAGCCCGGAAACTGTGGGATGCAGGGGTAACTATTGCTAGTAGCAGTGACTATCCTCCAACTCCTGACTACCGCCCACTTAATGGTATAGAGATCGGAATCACTCGAAATAGTCCTTATCCCGAAGAACAGGAAACTAATATGATTCGCAATGGTGCTTATGCGCTTACCGTTGAGGAAATGCTCCAGTCATTCACAAAGAATGTTGCTTATCAATTGTTCCGCGAAGATGATTTGGGCTCCTTGAAGGTTGGCAAGAAGGCTGACATGGTAATTCTTGATCAAGACATTACCAAATCCGATCCTAAGGACATCTCTGATACTCAGGTGGTCTACACTATTGTTGACGGGAAGGTCGTTTACAAAGGAAATAACATCAAACATTAA